In Streptomyces puniciscabiei, a single genomic region encodes these proteins:
- a CDS encoding helix-turn-helix domain-containing protein, which yields MDGDWLGGEVGDFLRSRRARIQPEEVGLPGHGRRRVPDLRREEVAQLAGVSVDYYIRLEQGRGTGGTSRTKSGGVSDAVLDAVARVLRLDETKQAYLRTVARPRRQRGRRQRSEAPRVRPGIQILLDGMDRSPAFVLNPRMDVLAWNALGDALNGFSRVTAAERNIPRQVFLASTGRDVYPEWHAVAAQTVAHLRVNAGRYGDDPELCALVGELSLKSEDFRRMWADHEVRECAYGVKKVRHPVAGLLTLPFETLTIPAAPDQVIVVYTPEPGSETAERLALLGSWKATTATTN from the coding sequence ATGGACGGGGACTGGCTGGGAGGGGAAGTCGGCGACTTCCTGCGCTCGCGCCGTGCACGGATCCAGCCCGAGGAGGTGGGGCTGCCCGGCCACGGTCGGCGCCGCGTACCGGACCTGCGCCGCGAGGAGGTGGCCCAGCTCGCGGGGGTCAGCGTCGACTACTACATCCGGCTGGAGCAGGGCCGGGGTACTGGGGGCACCTCCCGGACGAAGTCTGGGGGAGTCAGCGACGCCGTGCTGGACGCGGTCGCCCGGGTGCTGCGGCTGGACGAGACCAAGCAGGCGTATCTGCGGACGGTGGCGCGGCCGCGCCGGCAGCGGGGGCGGCGGCAGCGGTCCGAGGCGCCCCGCGTCCGCCCTGGAATCCAGATCCTGCTGGACGGCATGGACCGCAGCCCGGCGTTCGTGCTGAACCCCCGTATGGACGTGCTCGCGTGGAACGCCCTCGGCGACGCGCTGAACGGCTTCAGCCGCGTGACGGCGGCGGAGCGGAACATCCCCCGGCAGGTCTTCCTCGCGTCCACCGGCCGCGACGTCTACCCCGAGTGGCACGCGGTCGCCGCCCAGACGGTGGCCCATCTGCGTGTCAACGCGGGCCGGTACGGCGACGACCCCGAGCTGTGCGCGCTGGTCGGCGAACTCTCCCTCAAGAGCGAGGACTTCCGCCGGATGTGGGCGGACCACGAGGTCAGGGAGTGCGCGTACGGCGTCAAGAAGGTACGGCACCCGGTGGCCGGCCTGCTGACCCTGCCGTTCGAGACCCTCACGATCCCGGCGGCCCCGGACCAGGTGATCGTGGTGTACACCCCGGAACCGGGCTCGGAGACGGCGGAACGCCTTGCCTTGCTGGGAAGTTGGAAAGCGACGACCGCAACCACCAATTGA
- a CDS encoding SDR family oxidoreductase has protein sequence MSYENLSGRVAVVTGAASGIGEAVARQLAAEGARVALLARRADRLQSVVDKIRADGGEALAVVADVTDDASVAAARDLVHETFGAADLVVNNAGVMLPNPVADGRLDEWQRMLDTNVTGVLRVIRAFGADLVAAAGEGRSADLVNVSSIGAHIPFPNYAVYGATKAAVTYLSQSLRTEFGPQDVRVTNIEPGLTETELKDHVDSTELSGQLDGMLEAIGALAAAEVADVVAYATSRPRHVNLRQIMVLPTRQA, from the coding sequence ATGTCGTACGAGAACCTGTCCGGCCGCGTCGCCGTCGTCACCGGAGCCGCCAGCGGCATCGGGGAGGCCGTCGCCCGTCAGCTGGCGGCCGAGGGCGCCCGGGTGGCGCTGCTCGCCCGGCGCGCGGACCGGCTGCAGAGCGTGGTCGACAAGATCCGGGCCGACGGTGGCGAGGCGCTCGCCGTGGTCGCCGACGTCACCGACGACGCCTCGGTGGCGGCCGCCCGGGACCTGGTGCACGAGACCTTCGGCGCCGCCGACCTCGTCGTGAACAACGCCGGAGTCATGCTCCCGAACCCCGTCGCCGACGGCCGGCTCGACGAGTGGCAGCGGATGCTCGACACCAACGTCACCGGGGTGCTGCGGGTCATCCGTGCCTTCGGCGCCGACCTGGTGGCCGCCGCCGGCGAGGGCCGCAGCGCCGACCTGGTGAACGTCTCCTCCATCGGCGCCCACATCCCCTTCCCCAACTACGCGGTGTACGGTGCCACGAAGGCCGCCGTCACCTATCTCTCGCAGTCCCTGCGCACCGAGTTCGGGCCGCAGGACGTGCGGGTGACGAACATCGAGCCGGGACTGACGGAGACCGAGCTGAAGGACCATGTCGACAGCACCGAGCTGTCCGGGCAGCTGGACGGCATGCTGGAGGCGATCGGTGCCCTCGCGGCGGCCGAGGTCGCGGACGTCGTCGCCTACGCCACCAGCCGGCCCCGGCACGTCAACCTCCGCCAGATCATGGTCCTGCCGACCCGGCAGGCGTGA
- a CDS encoding aromatic amino acid ammonia-lyase translates to MSSRIVDAPQSVSQSLPSARSAAVVLDGSGLGVEDVVRLADGAAHPVPEAGAMRRVEHSWNVARRIAATGRVYGRSTGVGANRNEDVPTEAAAGHGLRLLRSHAGAIGEELPARQVRAMLAVRANQLLAGGAGLRPGVVTALCEALGTGAYPVVNEFGSVGTGDIAALAQVGLALAGEHPWRGAGAPEPQPLDNNDALALISSNALTLGQSALALHELRGLIGATQVVGALSLLAVDGSHEAYAAPVHAARPHRGSTEVARRMRELIGAADRPTPPLGRIQDPYGFRCLPQIHGPAHDAADALEQILTVEINAAAENPLIAPEDLAAYHHGGFYQAQLALALDHFRLALMQVARLSTSRLSTLNEPAYTRLRPFLADHEPASSGVMILEYAAGAALGDLRAFSAPASLGHAVLSRGVEEQASFASLAARQTLRACAAYRLVVGCELVAAVRALRQRDLRPDPGLPAGRAFALAESVLDADPADRPLTDDVTQAAALLDRFTDIWRGSAS, encoded by the coding sequence ATGTCGTCTCGCATCGTGGACGCGCCGCAGTCCGTGTCGCAGTCCCTGCCGTCCGCGCGATCCGCGGCCGTGGTCCTGGACGGGTCCGGACTCGGCGTCGAGGACGTCGTGCGGCTCGCCGACGGCGCCGCGCATCCCGTCCCCGAGGCCGGGGCCATGCGGCGTGTGGAGCACTCCTGGAACGTCGCCCGGCGGATCGCCGCCACCGGGCGCGTCTACGGCCGCTCCACCGGCGTCGGCGCCAACCGGAACGAGGACGTGCCCACGGAGGCCGCCGCCGGCCACGGCCTGCGCCTGCTGCGCAGCCACGCCGGCGCCATCGGCGAGGAACTCCCCGCCCGCCAGGTCCGCGCGATGCTCGCCGTCCGCGCCAACCAGCTGCTGGCCGGCGGCGCGGGCCTCAGGCCCGGCGTGGTCACCGCCCTGTGCGAGGCCCTGGGCACCGGCGCGTACCCGGTGGTCAACGAGTTCGGCTCCGTCGGCACCGGCGACATCGCGGCCCTCGCCCAGGTCGGCCTCGCGCTCGCCGGGGAACACCCCTGGCGCGGCGCCGGCGCCCCCGAGCCGCAGCCCCTCGACAACAACGACGCCCTCGCCCTGATCAGCAGCAACGCCCTCACCCTCGGCCAGTCCGCGCTCGCCCTGCACGAACTGCGCGGGCTCATCGGCGCCACCCAGGTCGTCGGTGCGCTGTCCCTGCTCGCGGTCGACGGCTCCCACGAGGCGTACGCCGCCCCCGTGCACGCCGCCCGCCCGCACCGGGGCAGCACCGAGGTGGCCCGGCGGATGCGGGAGCTGATCGGCGCCGCCGACCGGCCCACCCCGCCGCTCGGCCGGATCCAGGACCCCTACGGCTTCCGCTGCCTGCCCCAGATCCACGGCCCGGCGCACGACGCGGCCGACGCCCTGGAGCAGATCCTCACCGTGGAGATCAACGCGGCCGCCGAGAACCCCCTCATCGCCCCCGAGGACCTGGCCGCCTACCACCACGGCGGCTTCTACCAGGCCCAACTCGCCCTCGCCCTCGACCACTTCAGGCTCGCCCTGATGCAGGTGGCCCGGCTGTCCACGTCCCGGCTGTCCACGCTCAACGAGCCCGCCTACACCCGGCTGCGCCCCTTCCTCGCCGACCACGAGCCGGCCTCCTCCGGCGTGATGATCCTGGAGTACGCGGCCGGCGCGGCCCTCGGTGATCTGCGGGCCTTCTCCGCGCCCGCCTCGCTCGGGCACGCTGTACTCTCCCGGGGCGTCGAGGAACAGGCGAGCTTCGCCTCGCTCGCCGCGCGGCAGACCTTGCGCGCGTGCGCTGCGTACCGTCTGGTGGTCGGCTGTGAACTCGTCGCCGCCGTCCGCGCGCTGCGCCAGCGCGACCTGCGGCCCGACCCCGGGCTGCCGGCCGGGCGGGCGTTCGCGCTCGCCGAGTCGGTCCTCGACGCCGACCCGGCCGACCGGCCGCTCACGGACGACGTGACACAGGCGGCCGCACTGCTCGACCGGTTCACGGACATCTGGAGGGGGAGCGCGTCATGA
- a CDS encoding MurR/RpiR family transcriptional regulator, which produces MSVDRDTGAGAVEGVASGGATDSPANRLQALFEGHRLTPTQRRIAHSMVRRAADVPFLSSVELAELAGVSQPSVTRFAVALGFDGYPALRKHLREVVPAEPAAEAGTFNEYQQAVEAEIENLRHLADLLADPRPVQRAGRILAASRPLPVLGLRAAASQAYGFAYFAAKVHPDVRLLNEGGTMIQDRIDAAVRAGASALLCFALPRHPREVVDTLAYAKDVGLTTVTVADSAFAPVAKYSDLLLPAAVGTGLAFDTACAPMLLGRVLLEALCDDLPEAQARLEEFDAKAAGRGLFVE; this is translated from the coding sequence ATGAGCGTGGACAGGGATACCGGTGCGGGCGCCGTGGAGGGTGTCGCGTCCGGCGGGGCGACCGACAGCCCCGCGAACCGGCTGCAGGCGCTGTTCGAGGGCCACCGGCTCACGCCGACGCAGCGCCGGATCGCGCACAGCATGGTCCGGCGGGCCGCCGACGTGCCGTTCCTGTCCAGCGTGGAGCTGGCCGAGCTGGCCGGGGTGAGCCAGCCCTCGGTGACCCGGTTCGCCGTGGCGCTGGGCTTCGACGGCTATCCCGCGCTGCGCAAGCACCTGCGCGAGGTCGTGCCCGCCGAACCGGCCGCCGAGGCGGGCACCTTCAACGAGTACCAGCAGGCCGTCGAGGCCGAGATCGAGAACCTCAGGCACCTCGCCGACCTGCTCGCCGACCCGCGCCCGGTGCAGCGGGCCGGACGGATCCTGGCCGCTTCCCGCCCGCTGCCGGTGCTCGGCCTGCGCGCCGCCGCGTCCCAGGCGTACGGTTTCGCCTACTTCGCCGCCAAGGTCCACCCGGATGTCCGGCTCCTCAACGAGGGCGGCACCATGATCCAGGACCGGATCGACGCCGCCGTCCGCGCGGGCGCCTCCGCGCTGCTGTGCTTCGCCCTGCCCCGGCATCCGCGCGAGGTCGTCGACACCCTCGCCTACGCCAAGGACGTCGGCCTGACCACCGTCACGGTCGCCGACTCCGCGTTCGCGCCGGTCGCCAAGTACTCCGACCTGCTGCTGCCCGCCGCCGTCGGCACCGGGCTCGCCTTCGACACCGCGTGCGCGCCGATGCTGCTCGGACGGGTGCTGCTGGAAGCGCTCTGCGACGACCTGCCCGAGGCGCAGGCTCGGCTGGAGGAGTTCGACGCGAAGGCGGCGGGCCGCGGGCTCTTCGTGGAATGA
- a CDS encoding roadblock/LC7 domain-containing protein gives MASEKDLGAVQDELHQLRNRVPQLTGALAAGVDGLVVAHDTPGVDPEGLAALTAAALGVAVRVADATGNGGFRELLVRGERGYVATYAAGRTAVLTLLAGDRVNVGRLHLEGRRSGARIGELLDAADASAREAGRAGRPLGAVSSAPPVRTRTPRTPRTTRASSSDARTATDS, from the coding sequence ATGGCGTCCGAGAAGGACCTGGGGGCCGTCCAGGACGAGCTGCACCAGCTGCGCAACCGGGTGCCGCAGCTCACCGGCGCCCTGGCGGCGGGCGTCGACGGTCTCGTCGTCGCCCACGACACGCCCGGAGTCGACCCCGAGGGCCTCGCGGCACTCACCGCCGCCGCGCTCGGCGTCGCCGTACGGGTCGCCGACGCCACCGGCAACGGCGGCTTCCGGGAGCTGCTGGTGCGCGGCGAGCGCGGCTATGTCGCCACCTACGCGGCCGGCCGCACCGCCGTGCTGACCCTGCTCGCCGGGGACCGGGTCAACGTCGGCCGGCTGCATCTGGAGGGCCGCCGTTCCGGAGCCCGCATCGGGGAGCTGCTCGACGCCGCCGACGCCTCGGCCCGGGAGGCGGGGCGCGCCGGGCGGCCGCTGGGCGCCGTCAGCTCCGCACCCCCGGTCCGTACCCGCACGCCCCGCACGCCCCGCACGACCCGCGCCTCGAGCTCCGACGCGCGCACCGCAACCGACAGTTGA
- a CDS encoding diaminopimelate decarboxylase: MYARRTRGDTRGEAVVQDLDREARERAARRDEAVRAAVEQGLLGPDAAVAGLLDVTGIRESAAALRAAFDAVVPPGTPVLHAFAVKATPLVPVLRLLSEAGIGAEVASPGELALARAAGVPTARTVLDSPAKTPAELREALALGIAVNADNPQELHRLDTLVRSAPTRSPLGLRINPQIGGGTIGATSTATETSKFGVALRDEGAREWVVRAFLDRPWLTRLHAHTGSQGIPPALLARGVAETYALAEEINERAGRRQIDTLDIGGGLPVNFAAEATAPSYAHHARLLADQVPGLFDGRYGLVTEFGRSLLAKHGTVVARVEYAKSAGGRRIAVTHAGVQVATRTVYAPGAWPLRIAAYDAKGRPKPGPEVVQDVAGPACFSGDLLAAGRALPLLEQGDYAAALDTGAYYFAHHYAYNSLVRPGIYGFAPDGSGGVAFATVREPQTIAEVVAESGGAHADALTTLQAPGSR, from the coding sequence ATGTACGCGAGACGGACACGAGGGGACACGAGGGGAGAGGCCGTGGTGCAAGACCTCGACAGGGAGGCGCGGGAACGCGCCGCGCGGCGGGACGAGGCGGTGCGGGCCGCCGTGGAGCAGGGGCTGCTGGGGCCGGACGCGGCCGTGGCCGGGCTGCTGGACGTGACCGGGATCCGCGAGTCGGCGGCGGCGCTGCGGGCGGCGTTCGACGCCGTCGTGCCGCCCGGGACACCGGTGCTGCACGCCTTCGCGGTGAAGGCGACCCCGCTGGTGCCGGTGCTGCGGCTGCTGAGCGAGGCGGGCATCGGCGCCGAGGTGGCGAGCCCGGGCGAGCTGGCGCTGGCGCGGGCGGCCGGGGTGCCGACGGCCCGGACCGTACTGGACTCGCCCGCCAAGACCCCGGCGGAGCTGCGCGAGGCGCTGGCCCTCGGCATCGCGGTGAACGCCGACAACCCACAGGAGCTTCACCGCCTGGACACCCTGGTACGGTCCGCCCCGACCAGGTCCCCGCTCGGCCTCCGGATCAACCCGCAGATCGGCGGCGGCACGATCGGAGCCACCTCGACGGCGACGGAGACCTCCAAGTTCGGGGTGGCGCTGCGCGACGAGGGGGCGCGCGAGTGGGTCGTACGGGCGTTTCTGGACCGGCCGTGGCTGACCCGGCTGCACGCGCACACCGGCTCGCAGGGCATCCCGCCGGCGCTGCTGGCGCGGGGCGTGGCCGAGACGTACGCGCTCGCGGAGGAGATCAACGAGCGGGCCGGACGGCGGCAGATCGACACGCTGGACATCGGCGGCGGGCTGCCGGTGAACTTCGCGGCCGAGGCGACGGCGCCCTCGTACGCGCACCACGCCCGGCTGCTGGCCGATCAGGTGCCGGGGCTCTTCGACGGGCGGTACGGGCTGGTGACCGAGTTCGGGCGGTCGCTGCTGGCCAAGCACGGGACGGTGGTGGCCCGGGTGGAGTACGCCAAGAGCGCGGGCGGGCGGCGGATCGCGGTGACGCACGCGGGCGTGCAGGTGGCGACGCGGACGGTGTACGCGCCGGGGGCGTGGCCGCTGAGGATCGCCGCGTACGACGCCAAGGGGCGGCCGAAGCCGGGACCGGAGGTGGTGCAGGACGTGGCGGGGCCGGCCTGCTTCTCGGGCGACCTGCTGGCGGCGGGGCGCGCGCTGCCCCTGCTGGAGCAGGGCGACTACGCGGCGGCGCTGGACACGGGGGCGTACTACTTCGCCCACCACTACGCCTACAACTCCCTTGTACGCCCGGGCATTTACGGCTTCGCGCCGGACGGCTCGGGAGGCGTCGCCTTCGCGACCGTACGGGAGCCGCAGACCATCGCCGAGGTGGTGGCGGAATCCGGCGGGGCGCACGCGGACGCACTCACCACCCTGCAAGCGCCGGGAAGCCGTTGA
- the hutU gene encoding urocanate hydratase — MSGPRPVRAPRGTELSALGWQQEAALRMLQNNLDPEVAEHPDKLVVYGGTGKAARDWRSFDAMVRTLRTLKQDETMLVQSGRPVGVMQTHEWAPRVLIANSNLVGDWANWEEFRRLEALGLTMYGQMTAGSWIYIGTQGILQGTYETFAAVAAKKFNGTLAGTITLTAGLGGMGGAQPLAVTMNDGVAICIDCDPRAIERRIEHRYLDVKADSLDHALQLATEARDARRPLSIGVLGNAAELVPQLLAMNAPIDIVTDQTSAHDPLSYLPVGVAFEDMADAAAKDPAGFTTRARESMARHVEAMVGFMDAGAEVFDYGNSIRGETQLAGYDRAFAFPGFVPAYIRPLFCEGKGPFRWAALSGDPADIAKTDKAILELFPENESLARWIKMAGERVHFQGLPARICWLGYGERDKAGERFNDMVASGELAAPLAIGRDHLDCGSVASPYRETEAMLDGSDAIADWPLLNAMVNVASGASWVSIHHGGGVGMGRSIHAGQVTVADGTKLGGEKIRRVLTNDPGMGVIRHVDAGYDIAESVAEERGVRVPMREGDDA, encoded by the coding sequence ATGTCGGGACCCCGCCCCGTACGAGCACCGCGCGGCACGGAACTGAGCGCCCTGGGATGGCAGCAGGAAGCCGCCCTGCGCATGCTGCAGAACAATCTCGACCCCGAGGTCGCGGAGCACCCCGACAAACTCGTCGTCTACGGCGGCACCGGCAAGGCCGCCCGTGACTGGCGCTCCTTCGACGCCATGGTCCGCACCCTGAGGACCCTCAAGCAGGACGAGACCATGCTGGTCCAGTCCGGCCGCCCGGTCGGCGTGATGCAGACCCACGAATGGGCCCCGCGCGTCCTGATCGCCAACTCCAACCTGGTCGGCGACTGGGCCAACTGGGAGGAGTTCCGCCGTCTGGAGGCCCTCGGCCTGACCATGTACGGCCAGATGACCGCCGGCTCCTGGATCTACATCGGCACCCAGGGCATCCTCCAGGGCACCTACGAGACCTTCGCCGCCGTCGCCGCGAAGAAGTTCAACGGCACCCTCGCCGGGACGATCACCCTGACCGCCGGCCTCGGCGGCATGGGCGGCGCCCAGCCCCTGGCCGTCACCATGAACGACGGTGTGGCCATCTGTATCGACTGCGACCCGCGCGCCATCGAGCGCCGCATCGAGCACCGGTACCTGGACGTGAAGGCCGACTCGCTCGACCACGCGCTGCAGCTGGCCACCGAGGCGCGTGACGCCCGCCGCCCGCTGTCCATCGGCGTCCTCGGCAACGCGGCCGAACTGGTCCCGCAGCTGCTCGCGATGAACGCCCCCATCGACATCGTCACCGACCAGACCTCCGCCCACGACCCGCTGTCCTACCTGCCGGTCGGCGTGGCCTTCGAGGACATGGCCGACGCCGCCGCCAAGGACCCGGCCGGCTTCACCACCCGTGCCCGCGAGTCCATGGCACGTCACGTGGAGGCCATGGTCGGCTTCATGGACGCCGGCGCCGAGGTCTTCGACTACGGCAACTCCATCCGTGGCGAGACCCAACTGGCCGGTTACGACCGGGCGTTCGCCTTCCCCGGCTTCGTCCCCGCCTACATCCGCCCGCTGTTCTGCGAGGGCAAGGGCCCCTTCCGCTGGGCGGCCCTGTCCGGCGACCCCGCCGACATCGCCAAGACCGACAAGGCGATCCTGGAGCTGTTCCCGGAGAACGAGTCCCTGGCCCGCTGGATCAAGATGGCCGGTGAGCGCGTCCACTTCCAGGGCCTGCCCGCGCGCATCTGCTGGCTCGGCTACGGCGAACGCGACAAGGCCGGCGAGCGCTTCAACGACATGGTGGCCTCCGGCGAGCTGGCCGCTCCGCTGGCGATCGGCCGCGACCACCTGGACTGCGGTTCGGTGGCCTCGCCGTACCGCGAGACCGAGGCCATGCTCGACGGGTCGGACGCGATCGCCGACTGGCCGCTGCTGAACGCCATGGTCAACGTGGCCTCCGGTGCGTCCTGGGTCTCCATCCACCACGGTGGTGGCGTCGGCATGGGGCGGTCCATTCACGCCGGGCAGGTGACCGTGGCCGACGGTACGAAGCTGGGTGGCGAGAAGATCCGGCGCGTCCTCACCAACGACCCGGGCATGGGCGTCATCCGGCACGTGGACGCCGGGTACGACATCGCGGAGTCGGTGGCCGAGGAGCGCGGTGTCCGGGTGCCCATGCGCGAGGGTGACGACGCGTGA
- a CDS encoding allantoate amidohydrolase produces MSFHGMWAELLPIGRSSASGGYRRYAWTGADTDCRAWFREQAEARGLTYEVDRNGNQWAWLGDPAAGDAVVTGSHLDSVPDGGAFDGPLGVVSSFAALDELRSRNARFARPLAIVNFGDEEGARFGLACVGSRLTAGQLTVEQAHRLTDADGVSLPQAMEAAGYDPEGIGADPERLARIGAFVELHVEQGRALDLSGDRVGIASAIWPHGRWRFDFRGEANHAGTTRLVDRRDPMLSYAETVLAARREAELAGAVATFGKIAVEPNGVNAIPSLVRGWLDSRAADQETLDTVVGGVEKAARAYADAHGIDLDVVRESFTPVVEFDHALRDELGRILGKDTGLKVPVLGTGAGHDAGILSGSIPTAMLFVRNPTGVSHSPAEFAAEDDCVAGVRALADVLEGLACR; encoded by the coding sequence GTGAGTTTCCACGGCATGTGGGCGGAGCTGCTGCCGATCGGCCGCAGCTCCGCCTCCGGCGGCTACCGGCGCTACGCCTGGACCGGTGCCGACACCGACTGCCGGGCCTGGTTCAGGGAACAGGCCGAGGCACGCGGGCTGACCTACGAGGTCGACCGCAACGGCAACCAGTGGGCCTGGCTCGGTGACCCCGCCGCCGGGGATGCCGTGGTCACCGGGTCCCATCTGGACTCCGTGCCCGACGGCGGTGCCTTCGACGGCCCTCTCGGTGTGGTGTCCTCCTTCGCGGCCCTCGATGAGCTGCGGAGCAGGAACGCGCGGTTCGCCAGGCCCCTGGCCATCGTCAACTTCGGTGACGAGGAAGGGGCCCGGTTCGGGCTCGCCTGCGTCGGGTCGCGGCTCACCGCCGGGCAGCTGACCGTCGAGCAGGCCCACCGGCTCACCGACGCCGACGGGGTCAGCCTCCCGCAGGCCATGGAGGCCGCCGGGTACGACCCCGAGGGCATCGGGGCCGACCCGGAGCGGCTGGCCCGGATCGGCGCCTTCGTCGAGCTGCACGTCGAGCAGGGACGGGCCCTGGACCTGTCCGGGGACCGGGTGGGCATCGCCAGCGCCATCTGGCCGCACGGGCGCTGGAGGTTCGACTTCCGGGGCGAGGCCAACCACGCCGGCACGACCCGGCTGGTCGACCGCCGCGACCCGATGCTGTCCTACGCCGAGACGGTGCTCGCCGCCCGCCGCGAGGCCGAACTCGCCGGTGCCGTCGCCACCTTCGGGAAGATCGCCGTGGAGCCCAACGGGGTCAACGCGATCCCCTCCCTGGTGCGCGGCTGGCTCGACTCCCGCGCCGCCGACCAGGAGACCCTGGACACGGTGGTCGGCGGCGTGGAGAAGGCCGCGCGTGCGTACGCCGACGCCCACGGCATCGACCTGGACGTGGTCAGGGAGTCCTTCACCCCGGTCGTCGAGTTCGACCACGCCCTGCGCGACGAGCTCGGCCGCATCCTGGGCAAGGACACCGGCCTGAAGGTGCCCGTCCTCGGAACCGGGGCCGGACACGACGCCGGAATCCTCTCCGGCAGCATTCCGACCGCCATGCTGTTCGTGCGCAACCCCACCGGTGTCTCGCACTCCCCGGCCGAGTTCGCCGCCGAGGACGACTGCGTGGCCGGGGTGCGCGCGCTCGCCGACGTACTGGAAGGGCTGGCCTGCAGGTGA
- a CDS encoding formimidoylglutamate deiminase, protein MTKRTYWLEHAWLGDRVEPGVALEIEDGRIGAVRTGTPAPPPGAEVLRGLTLPGLANAHSHAFHRALRGTVQVGSGTFWTWREVMYSVAGHLTPDTYHALARAVYAEMALAGVTCAGEFHYVHHAPGGTPYADPNAMGEALIDAAAEAGIRITLLDTCYLSSGFGEPPNTHQLRFSDGSAEAWAERCAVLKERDHARIGAAIHSVRAVPAGQLATVAGWAEERRAPLHVHLSEQTAENDACLAAYGCTPTRLLADHGVLGPRTTGVHNTHLTDEDIALLGGSGTGTCMCPTTERDLADGIGPATALQRAGSPLSLGSDSHAVIDLLEEARAMELNERLRTRTRGHWTADALLRAATADGHAALGWDEAGTLEPGALADFTTIALDSVRTAGPLPRLGAETAVFAASGADVRHTVVGGRHVVRDGAHTLVPDVPSALADAIDALRG, encoded by the coding sequence GTGACCAAGCGGACCTACTGGTTGGAGCACGCCTGGCTCGGCGACCGGGTCGAGCCGGGAGTCGCGCTGGAGATCGAGGACGGGCGGATCGGCGCCGTGCGCACCGGGACGCCCGCCCCGCCGCCCGGCGCCGAGGTGCTGCGCGGGCTCACCCTGCCGGGGCTCGCCAACGCCCACAGCCACGCCTTCCACCGGGCGCTGCGCGGCACCGTCCAGGTCGGCAGCGGCACCTTCTGGACCTGGCGGGAGGTGATGTACTCCGTCGCCGGCCACCTGACCCCGGACACCTACCACGCCCTGGCGCGCGCGGTGTACGCCGAGATGGCGCTGGCCGGCGTCACCTGTGCCGGCGAGTTCCACTACGTGCACCACGCGCCCGGCGGCACCCCCTACGCCGACCCCAACGCCATGGGTGAGGCGCTGATCGACGCCGCCGCCGAGGCCGGTATCCGGATCACCCTCCTCGACACCTGTTATCTGTCCTCCGGCTTCGGTGAGCCGCCCAACACCCACCAGCTGCGGTTCTCCGACGGCAGCGCGGAGGCCTGGGCCGAACGCTGTGCAGTTCTCAAGGAGCGGGACCACGCGCGGATCGGGGCGGCGATCCACTCCGTGCGGGCCGTGCCGGCCGGGCAGTTGGCCACCGTGGCGGGATGGGCCGAGGAGCGGCGGGCCCCGCTGCACGTGCACCTGTCGGAGCAGACCGCGGAGAACGACGCCTGCCTCGCCGCGTACGGCTGCACCCCCACCCGGCTGCTCGCCGACCACGGTGTCCTCGGGCCGCGCACCACCGGTGTGCACAACACCCACCTCACCGACGAGGACATCGCCCTGCTCGGCGGCTCGGGCACCGGCACCTGCATGTGCCCGACGACCGAGCGCGACCTGGCCGACGGCATCGGCCCGGCGACCGCCCTGCAGCGGGCCGGCTCCCCGCTCTCCCTCGGCTCCGACAGCCACGCCGTCATCGACCTGCTGGAAGAGGCGCGCGCGATGGAGCTGAACGAGCGGCTGCGCACCCGCACCCGGGGGCACTGGACGGCGGACGCCCTGCTGCGGGCCGCCACCGCCGACGGCCACGCCGCCCTCGGCTGGGACGAGGCAGGCACCCTCGAACCCGGCGCCCTCGCCGACTTCACGACGATCGCCCTGGACTCGGTCAGGACAGCGGGCCCGCTGCCCCGGCTGGGCGCCGAGACGGCCGTATTCGCGGCGAGCGGGGCGGACGTACGGCACACGGTCGTGGGCGGGCGGCATGTCGTACGCGACGGGGCGCACACGCTGGTGCCCGATGTGCCGTCGGCGCTCGCGGACGCCATCGACGCCCTGCGCGGCTGA